The following are from one region of the Eulemur rufifrons isolate Redbay chromosome 17, OSU_ERuf_1, whole genome shotgun sequence genome:
- the MED10 gene encoding mediator of RNA polymerase II transcription subunit 10, with translation MAEKFDHLEEHLEKFVENIRQLGIIVSDFQPSSQAGLNQKLNFIVTGLQDIDKCRQQLHDITVPLEVFEYIDQGRNPQLYTKECLERALAKNEQVKGKIDTMKKFKSLLIQELSKVFPEDMAKYRSIRGEDHPPS, from the exons ATGGCCGAGAAGTTTGACCACCTGGAGGAGCACCTGGAGAAGTTCGTGGAGAACATTCGGCAGCTCGGCATCATCGTCAGTGACTTCCAGCCTAGCAGCCAGGCCGGGCTCAACCAGAAACT GAATTTTATTGTTACTGGCCTACAGGATATTGATAAGTGTAGACAGCAACTTCATGATATCACTGTACCTTTAGAAGTGTTTGA ATATATAGATCAAGGTCGAAACCCCCAACTCTACACCAAAGAGTGCCTAGAGAGGGCCCTCGCTAAGAATGAACAAGTGAAAGGCAAGATCGACACGATGAAG aaatttaaAAGCTTGTTGATTCAAGAGCTGTCCAAAGTATTTCCGGAAGACATGGCGAAGTATCGAAGCATCCGGGGGGAGGACCACCCGCCCTCCTAA